The region ATTTCGGCTCGAGTTTGTCGAATCCGTAGGCCCGACCCACGTCGTCGACGAGGTCCGAGGGGTGGAGCACGTCGACGCGGTAGGGCGGAATCTCCACCTCGTAGGTCTTGCTCCGCGGCTTCGCCGCGTCGCTTTTCGAGGCGCTCCGCGCCTCAGGTGTTTCCTCGCCGAGCTTCACCATCGCGTTCAGTCCCGAGCGGGCGAAGAGGTCCTGTACCTCGTCCATCCCGAGTTCGATGCCCAGCGTGGTCTCGATGCGGTCGTGACCCACCGTCTTCTCCCGGGTGTCGAGTTCCGGGCGCACGAGGTGGTCGCCATCGCGGTCGCCGGGCGCGTCCGGGTCGTAGACCACGTCGACCTCCTCGATGGTCGCGCCACGGGCGTCCAGCGCGTAGCAAACGATAGCGAGCATCCGGTCGATAGTCCACTGGTCGGTCCCGGTCATCTCCACGAACAGTTCCCGAGACGCCGTACTGACTTCGGTGCGGCGGCCGTTGATGACCGGCGGGAACGAGAACAGCCCGAGTTCGTCGTAGATGGCGGGATACCGCTCGTACTCCGCAACCACGTCGGCGTATTTCTCGCCTGTCGGATGTTCAGCGAGCACGCCGGCAGGGCTGAGTTCCTTGTCAGAATCGAGCGGGACGAACGTGTCGCCCTCGGGGTCGACACCGCGGTAGGTGATGGTCGGCCCGGTGGCGTCACTGTGCGTCTCGCCGCCCGGCGCGTCAGATCGGTTCGCGCCGCCCCTACCGACGGGTGTGAGCTCAGCGGGCGCGTCGGGTTCGTCCTGCGTGTTGCCGACGAGCGCGTTCTCCTCGATGCGCTCGCCTTTCAGCATCGTGAGGTCGTGGATGCCGATGGCGCCCTTCGCCCGGCCCCGACCCATCGTGGCGTGGAGTTTCTCCTGCAACTGGATGAGCGAGTCGAGCGCAGCCTCGTCCAGATCGACGCCGCGCACGACGGCGCCAGTGACGTAGGGGCGCTCCTCGGGCACGGAGTCTTCGACCTGGATGGTCCAGTCCGAATCGTTGACCTCGGGGATGTAGACCCCCCTGTCGTCGCCGTACTGGTAGCGCAGCGAGCGCGCAACACCCTCGACAGAGAGGCGGTCGAGGCGGTCCGGTGCGAACTCGAACTGGAGTTCACCGCCCTCAGTCTCGCCCTCAAACTCGAGGCCGAGGCCGAAGAGGTCCGCTTTGAGTTGGTCGTCGTCCTTCTCGTCGTGGCCGGTGAGTCGGCGAAGCTCGTCAGTGTCGATATCGACAACAGGCATCAGTAGATCACCTCCGCGTTCCGCAGGAACTCGAGGTCCGCGAGCGTCCCGTGCAGGTCGCGGATGTCGTCTGCGCCGGTGTAGAGCATGGCCAGCCGCTCGAGAGCGAGCCCCCAAGCCATCACGTCACACTCGACGCCGAGCGGTTCAAGCACTTCGTCCCGGAAGAGACCGGAGTTCCCGATTTCGATAAGTTCGTCCGTCTCGGGGTGGCGGCCGAACAGCTCGAAGCTCGGCTCCGTGTAGGGGTTGTAGTGGGGCTTGAACTGCACGTCGGTGATACCGAACTGGCGGTAGAACTCCTCGAAGGTGCCCATCAGATCCCTGACCGAGAGGTCCTCGGCCATCACCCAGCCCTCGATCTGGAAGAACTCCAGCAGGTGCGTCGAGTCGATGGTGTCGTTGCGATAGGCCTTCTCCACGGAGAAGTAGCGCTGTGGCTCGTCCAGTTCCCCGACCTCCGTCCCCGAAAGGTAGCGCATCGAGATCGACGTGGTGTGGCCCCGGAGCGCGACCTCTCGTGCGAACCCCTCGTCCCACGGCGAGTGGTAGCCGTCGCCGTCGTCGCCGACGCCGTTGCGGTGGGCGTTCTCGACGGCCTGGACGAGGTCCTCGGGCAGGTCGTCGACGGGGTCGACGTCCAGTGCAAACCGGTCCCAGTGGGTCCGGGCGGGGTGATCCTGCGGCATGAACAGCGCGTCGTTGATCCAGAAGTCTGCGTCGGCGTGGGGGCCCTGCATCTCCTGGAACCCCATCCCGACGAGCACGTCCTTCACGCGCTCGCCGGCCTGTCGGAGCACGTGGATCTTCCCCTGGCCGGCCTCCTCGGCGTCGGCCTCGACGTTGTACTCAGTGAACTCCACGTCCTCCCACTCCCCGGAGGTCAGCATCTCGGGGGTGAGGCGGTCAGCGGTCTCGGCGGTCTCGACGCCCAGCATCAGCGCGTCGACGGCGTCGTCGGTCAGCAGCACCGAGCGGATGGTCTGTTCCTCAACGGTCACGAGGCCACGGCTTTCGAGTTGGGCGAGCACCGCCTCGTCCTCGACGGCCTCGCCCGCTTCGATAGCGTCCAGCGCGGCGGCTTCGGGGTCAGCGTCGGGGTCCGCGTCCGGGTCAGCTGTGACGGCCCCGCTCTCGATTTTGCCGTAGCCTTTCCGCGCGAAGTTCGAGAGGGCGATGTCGACCTGCGGGCCTTCGAGTCCCGCGGCACCGATGACCTGGCCCATCTGCGCAGGCTCTTCGGCGGCGCCGGCCTCAACGGCGGCGCGGTAGAACCGCACCTCGGGGAGTTCGCCGTCGAGATACGCACGACCCTCGTCGGTGAGGTGGACGGTTTTCTCGACCATCTCCTCAAGGGTAGCGAGTCCGTCGTCTTCGAGTTCGAACGCGGCCGTCGTGACGGCCGCTTCGTTCAGCCCCGCCTCCTCAGCGATGGCGGGAATGGGCGTTGCATCAGTCGCGCTCGCGGCGTTGAGCACCGCGACCTGTCGTTCTGGGAGTCGCATTGATTGTGGGTTCTGTCAGTCGCACCGGCGTCGCTCTCCGGGTGGCGGTACGTGCCTGCTCGGTTGGTTTCACCCGGGCGGCCGCAGCCCCGGCTCCGCCGACCGACTCAGACGAAGAAAAACCCGACCCCGCGGCTGGTAGCTGCTTCGCGTGCGGGTCCGAATCCGGCGGTGTCGGGCGCCATAGGAGAAATCTCCGCCCGCGGCCGCAAAAACCTTCCGCGACTACCGCGCTACCGGGTGAACCCGCCGCTGACGCCGCGGGCACCCTCGCTCTCGGGCGCAATCTGTTCGGGCGCCTCGTCAGCCTCGCCAGGCTCGAGTTCGAGGAAGTGTTCGTCGCAGTCCGCACAGCGCACCGCGAACACGTCCCAGTCCCGACAGCACGAGGAGACGGTGTCCTGTGTCAGTCCCACGTCGCCGCCACAGAGCGGGCACGTCGCGAGGAACGACCGGAGCGCACGGGCGATACCCAGCCGCTGTTGGGCCGGAGTCTCACTCCAGCGGTCCCGTTCTGAGAGCACGCGGTGGGCGCTCGCGTCGGCCAACAGCGCACCCTCGGAGGGCCACCGGTGGAGACGGTCGGTATCGTCGTAGAATGCCGGCCCGTGGACCTCCTGGTGAATGTTCGCCGTCTCCAGGTCGACACCGAGCAGGCCGGCGATGGCCGCGGTGCGGGCGTCTTCGTCGTCGCGCAGGTCGGCGGCGGCCGCGAGCAGTTCCTCCTCAAAGGAGTCAGTCAGATCGAGGTCCTCGCCGTCGTCGGTCTCCTGCACGGCATCCATCTCGAGCAGGAGTTCCTCGGGGTCCGCTGGTTCGCCGTCCTCGTCGGTGGCGGTCGCACTCGAACTGTCGTCGTCGGTTTCGTCGCGCTCGGTACGCTGCTTGGAGAGGTTCGGCTCCGACTCGATGGGCGGCGCATCGGCCGTGTCGAACTTCGCCAGCAGCCAGTCGGGGAAATACTGTTTGGTCAGTTCGGGCGTCCCCGGGACCAGATAGCCACGGAGATAGATGGCCAGTAGGGAGCCACCAAGCACGAGAAAGCCGAGGAACGGCGTCCCGACGAACGAGGCGAACGCCGAGAGCACAAGCGCGATGGCGACGTTCACCGCCGTACACGGGATACAGCGGTTCGTACCCGTATACGCCGGCTGTCGATACTGTTCGAGGGCGTCTGGCAACATGGCTCACCGTATGCCGGGGGTGCTGAAAAGCCGTTCGTCGGCCACCGCAGGCGCTGGGCGCTCAGACCGCCTCGTCCTCGTCCTCGCCGCCGAGGCCGCGACGGTCACTGGAGAGGTCGATATCCAGTTCCTCGAGCATCGCTTCGGCCTCCTCACGCTTCTCCTGGTGGTCCGCGAGGAACTCCTTCATCAGGGTGGCCGCCTGTTCCTTGCAGCCGCCACAGAGTCGATCGCCGTCGGCACACTCCTCGTAGACGCGGGCGGCGAGTTCGTCGTCGTCCTCCGCGAGCAGGTAGGCGTAGAGTTCGTAGACCGGGCACTCGTCGGGCTCCCCGCCGAGTTCGCGCTGCTCCTCGGCGGTGGTGCGCCCGCCCGTCGTTGCGGACATCACCTTGTCGTAGCCATCCTCGGGGTCGTCGAGTAGCGAGATGTGGGAGGCCGGGATGGAAGAGGACATCTTGCCGCCGGTGAGACCGGTCATGAACCGGTGGTAGATGGAGGAGGGAGTGTGGAAGCCGTAGCCGTCGTGGTCGATCTCCACCTCGCGGGCGAGTTCATCGGCCGCCTCAGGCGAGAGGTCGAACGTGTCGATGTGGGCATCGTAGCGACGCTTCTCGCCGGAAATACGTTCGGCAAGCGCGTCGAACGCCGCCTCGTTGGCGTTGCGGTCGAGGAAGCGAACGCGCGGGCGGATGGGCTCCTTGCCAGCGTTCTCGAGTTTCCGAGCGAGCGAGGCACGGGTCGCCTCGTCGGCGTCAGCATCGAACGCCTGCAGATGTTCGGCGGCGTCCTCACACCGCAGGTCGTCCGTCTCGACGGTGTCGTCGGCGGCGAGTGCGTCATAGAGCGCACGGAACAGCGCCCGCTCGTCGGCGTTGAGTTCGAAAGAGGCGAACGCCTCGGTTACCTTGAAGTAGCGCATCCGGGTCGCAGCGTCGCGGGCAAACCGGACGTGCGGGTCCTGGTCCGGGCCAACGGGGATCACCGTCGGCATCGGCTCATCGAGCTGCGGGTAGAGGATGTCCGCGAGCTGGGTGACCACCGACTGCATGTGGCTGACGTTGGTCTCCCCGCCGAAGCCGTAGATGGCTTCGAACTCCGAGAAGTTCGTCGTCGAGCCGATTTCGAACGCGAGGTCCTGCAGGACCCGGTTGTCCGACTGGCGGTAGAGTTCGCCCTCCTCGGCGTCAAAGCCGAGCGCGAGCAGCGAGAGCAGATAGCTCCGGGCGTGCTCGTCGATGTCGTCCCACGACATCCCGCGGGCGGAGTGGGCCTCCATATCCGCGATGAGGCCGTACACCTCGCCGCCCTGCTGCTGGTGCCAGATGAGTTCATCGAACACCAGCTTGTGCCCGATGTGAGGGTCGCCAGTCGGCATGAACCCCGAGAGCGCCGCGAACGGCTCGTCGTTGGCCATCGCCTCGCGCACCCGGTCGTACTCCCGGTGGCCGAAGATGGCCCCGCGGCGCATCAGGAAGTGGGCGTTTGGCACTTCGCTCTCGTCGAACTCCTCGATGCCAAACTGCTCGAACAGTTTGGGGTAATCGTCGATGGTCGAGGAGCCCCACGGGTCGAGGGCGACGTCGTCCGACCCGCCTGTTCGGTCAGGGTCGCCGTTATCACTCGATTCGGTGTCGGTTCCCCCGTCCGTTTGTGGGTGCGTGTCCTCGCTCATGAGTTTACGGCGTGATCCGCTCGACGGAGAGCCAATCTATCTCTCCGCTGGGGTCGGTCAGCGCAAAAACCATTCGTTTGCGAACCCCGCCGGCCATCCGCACGTCCAGCGAGAGCTCCCGCGGGAGGAACTCGTGGCCGGGTTCTGTGACCCGGACCAGCTTGTCTGAGTGGCCCAGGTTCTCGACGCCGTCGAACGCCTCGTACACCCGGAAGTCCGCGCCGAACTTGAACCCGGATTTCGGGACGACACCCGCCTCCCGCAGCGATTCGTAGGCGACGTAGCGACGAGAGAACCGCTCGCCCTCGACGCTCTCGGCGTGGCTCCGAACCGCAGCCGCACGCAGGTTCAGACAACTCCGGTCGGCGAGATAGGCCGCCTCCAGCAACGAGAGCTGGAGCGGCCCCTTCTCGGCGTTACGGCCGGCCAGCCGCTGGCCGAAGAAGCCGTCCTCGTAGAGCGATTCCGGTGGGTTCCAGACCAGCAGTCGGTCGTCCATCAGTGTCGTCTCGAGCCCCGTTGGGAGGTCGGGGTCGGCGGTGCCGCTGGGCGTGAGCCACTCCGTGTTGAAGTAGGTGAGTTCGCCATCCTCGTCGACGACGGCGAGCATGTGGCCCTCGATGCTCGCAGCGGGCAGCGGCAACCGCTCGCCGACGACGTGGAGCCGGTAGGCTACCTCGCCGTCGGCCGGTCCCTTGCCGCGCGGGTAG is a window of halophilic archaeon DL31 DNA encoding:
- a CDS encoding Phenylalanyl-tRNA synthetase beta chain (TIGRFAM: Phenylalanyl-tRNA synthetase, class IIc, beta subunit, archae/euk cytosolic~HAMAP: Phenylalanyl-tRNA synthetase beta chain~KEGG: hla:Hlac_2670 phenylalanyl-tRNA synthetase subunit beta~PFAM: tRNA synthetase, B5; B3/B4 tRNA-binding domain), whose protein sequence is MPVVDIDTDELRRLTGHDEKDDDQLKADLFGLGLEFEGETEGGELQFEFAPDRLDRLSVEGVARSLRYQYGDDRGVYIPEVNDSDWTIQVEDSVPEERPYVTGAVVRGVDLDEAALDSLIQLQEKLHATMGRGRAKGAIGIHDLTMLKGERIEENALVGNTQDEPDAPAELTPVGRGGANRSDAPGGETHSDATGPTITYRGVDPEGDTFVPLDSDKELSPAGVLAEHPTGEKYADVVAEYERYPAIYDELGLFSFPPVINGRRTEVSTASRELFVEMTGTDQWTIDRMLAIVCYALDARGATIEEVDVVYDPDAPGDRDGDHLVRPELDTREKTVGHDRIETTLGIELGMDEVQDLFARSGLNAMVKLGEETPEARSASKSDAAKPRSKTYEVEIPPYRVDVLHPSDLVDDVGRAYGFDKLEPKYPDIGTIGGRHERSRLERAVRTALVGMGFEDLLNFHLSSPAENYNRMAVEEGTDVLGGEEAVNVTSAYSEDYTMLRTWALPSLLHVLENNTHRRYPQELSEVGFTAHRDESANTGVSEHQTVAGAIARTDATYEDIKGRLQALATEFDVDLETPATEHPSFIDGRVADVVIDGESAGVLGEVHPRLLVERELEVPVSAFEFRLDVLRD
- a CDS encoding phenylalanyl-tRNA synthetase, alpha subunit (KEGG: hbo:Hbor_03090 phenylalanyl-tRNA synthetase, alpha subunit~TIGRFAM: Phenylalanyl-tRNA synthetase, class IIc, alpha subunit~PFAM: Phenylalanyl-tRNA synthetase alpha chain), with product MRLPERQVAVLNAASATDATPIPAIAEEAGLNEAAVTTAAFELEDDGLATLEEMVEKTVHLTDEGRAYLDGELPEVRFYRAAVEAGAAEEPAQMGQVIGAAGLEGPQVDIALSNFARKGYGKIESGAVTADPDADPDADPEAAALDAIEAGEAVEDEAVLAQLESRGLVTVEEQTIRSVLLTDDAVDALMLGVETAETADRLTPEMLTSGEWEDVEFTEYNVEADAEEAGQGKIHVLRQAGERVKDVLVGMGFQEMQGPHADADFWINDALFMPQDHPARTHWDRFALDVDPVDDLPEDLVQAVENAHRNGVGDDGDGYHSPWDEGFAREVALRGHTTSISMRYLSGTEVGELDEPQRYFSVEKAYRNDTIDSTHLLEFFQIEGWVMAEDLSVRDLMGTFEEFYRQFGITDVQFKPHYNPYTEPSFELFGRHPETDELIEIGNSGLFRDEVLEPLGVECDVMAWGLALERLAMLYTGADDIRDLHGTLADLEFLRNAEVIY
- a CDS encoding hypothetical protein (KEGG: hje:HacjB3_12025 hypothetical protein); its protein translation is MLPDALEQYRQPAYTGTNRCIPCTAVNVAIALVLSAFASFVGTPFLGFLVLGGSLLAIYLRGYLVPGTPELTKQYFPDWLLAKFDTADAPPIESEPNLSKQRTERDETDDDSSSATATDEDGEPADPEELLLEMDAVQETDDGEDLDLTDSFEEELLAAAADLRDDEDARTAAIAGLLGVDLETANIHQEVHGPAFYDDTDRLHRWPSEGALLADASAHRVLSERDRWSETPAQQRLGIARALRSFLATCPLCGGDVGLTQDTVSSCCRDWDVFAVRCADCDEHFLELEPGEADEAPEQIAPESEGARGVSGGFTR
- a CDS encoding Tryptophan--tRNA ligase (KEGG: hla:Hlac_1863 tryptophanyl-tRNA synthetase~PFAM: Aminoacyl-tRNA synthetase, class Ib), whose protein sequence is MSEDTHPQTDGGTDTESSDNGDPDRTGGSDDVALDPWGSSTIDDYPKLFEQFGIEEFDESEVPNAHFLMRRGAIFGHREYDRVREAMANDEPFAALSGFMPTGDPHIGHKLVFDELIWHQQQGGEVYGLIADMEAHSARGMSWDDIDEHARSYLLSLLALGFDAEEGELYRQSDNRVLQDLAFEIGSTTNFSEFEAIYGFGGETNVSHMQSVVTQLADILYPQLDEPMPTVIPVGPDQDPHVRFARDAATRMRYFKVTEAFASFELNADERALFRALYDALAADDTVETDDLRCEDAAEHLQAFDADADEATRASLARKLENAGKEPIRPRVRFLDRNANEAAFDALAERISGEKRRYDAHIDTFDLSPEAADELAREVEIDHDGYGFHTPSSIYHRFMTGLTGGKMSSSIPASHISLLDDPEDGYDKVMSATTGGRTTAEEQRELGGEPDECPVYELYAYLLAEDDDELAARVYEECADGDRLCGGCKEQAATLMKEFLADHQEKREEAEAMLEELDIDLSSDRRGLGGEDEDEAV
- a CDS encoding tRNA-splicing endonuclease (TIGRFAM: tRNA-intron endonuclease~HAMAP: tRNA-splicing endonuclease~KEGG: hvo:HVO_2952 tRNA-splicing endonuclease~PFAM: tRNA intron endonuclease, N-terminal; tRNA intron endonuclease, catalytic domain-like), which gives rise to MDGTLRDGVVHLTGNARQQFYDSGGYGRPTGRSELELAPVEAAHLLYRGDIDAVVDEDGRSLDFQAFLTRTDAVLSFVVYKNLRDRGFYLSPAREGWVEDPGDADFIVYPRGKGPADGEVAYRLHVVGERLPLPAASIEGHMLAVVDEDGELTYFNTEWLTPSGTADPDLPTGLETTLMDDRLLVWNPPESLYEDGFFGQRLAGRNAEKGPLQLSLLEAAYLADRSCLNLRAAAVRSHAESVEGERFSRRYVAYESLREAGVVPKSGFKFGADFRVYEAFDGVENLGHSDKLVRVTEPGHEFLPRELSLDVRMAGGVRKRMVFALTDPSGEIDWLSVERITP